ATTGAGGGTGGATGAGAAGAAAGGGGAAggagtgggagaagggaggggagggttgATGGGAGATAAGGGAAGGAAAGCAGCTCTGGAAAGGGGATGCTGtaaggatgaggggaaagggccATTCTTGCCTCTTGATACGTGACTGGAAAGACGATTTTGGTTTTCAGGTACACGGCTACAAGGGCTATTCTAGCCTCCATGTTCAGCTGGAAGAGTTACCTCTAGCCTCCATGTTCAACTGGAAGAGTTACCTCTAGCCTCCATGTTCAACTGGAAGAGTTACCTCTAGCCTCCATGTTCAACTGGAAGAGTTACCTCTAGCCTCCATGTTCAACTGGAAGAGTTACCTCTAGCCTCCATGTTCAACTGGAAGAGTTACTTCTAGCCTCCATGTTCAACTGGAAGAGTTACTTCTAGCCTCCATGTTCAACTGGAAGAGTTACCTCTAGCCTCCATGTTCAGCTGGAAGAGTTACCTCTAGCCTCCATGTTCAGCTGGAAGAGTTACCTCTAGCCTCCATGTTCAACTGGAAGAGTTACTTCTAGCCTCCATGTTCAACTGGAAGAGTTACCTCTAGCCTCCATGTTCAGCTGGAAGAGTTACCTCTAGCCTCCATGTTCAACTGGAAGAGTTACTTCTAGCCTCCATGTTCAACTGGAAGAGTTACTTCTAGCCTCCATGTTCAACTGGAAGAGTTACTTCTAGCCTCCATGTTCAACTGGAAGAGTTACTTCTAGCCTCCATGTTCAACTGGAAGAGTTACTTCTAGCCTCCATGTTCAACTGGAAGAGTTACCTCTAGCCTCCATGTTCAACTGGAAGAGTTACTTCTAGCCTCCATGTTCAACTGGAAGAGTTACTTCTAGCCTCCATGTTCAACTGGAAGAGTTACTTCTAGCCTCCATGTTCAACTGGAAGAGTTACTTCTAGCCTCCATGTTCAACTGGAAGAGTTACTTCTAGCCTCCATGTTCAACTGGAAGAGTTACTTCTAGCCTCCATGTTCAACTGGAAGAGTTACCTCTAGCCTCCATGTTCAACTGGAAGAGTTACTTCTAGCCTCCATGTTCAACTGGAAGAGTTACTTCTAGCCTCCATGTTCAACTGGAAGAGTTACTTCTAGCCTCCATGTTCAACTGGAAGAGTTACTTCTAGCCTCCATGTTCAACTGGAAGAGTTACTTCTAGCCTCCATGTTCAACTGGAAGAGTTACTTCTAGCCTCCATGTTCAACTGGAAGAGTTACCTACAGCCTCCATGTACAAGCTGGGAAGGCTTttctataccctacatatgcgacTGAAAGGCTTTTCTGTACCCTACATATGCGACTGAAAGGCTTTTCTGTACCCTACATATGCGACTGAAAGGCTTttctataccctacatatgcgacTGGACAGGTTTTTCCGATTTCCAAATATGTGGCGAAGCGGTCTATTAGATTTATCAAATTCGTAATAGGAAATATTGCGGCTCTGTCATTCTTCAAAAGTAACATTCCATTCTACGGTTCAGAGTCTGGAAGTAACAATCCATTAGACACTCTATTCTACGACCCCTAATTCACTCCATTCCATTCTACGACCCCTAAGCTGTAAGTAACAGCTCCGAATCGTAGCATGAAAGTAACTTTCCGCTCTCTGGCTCGGAGCCTATAAGTAGCAATATGTATTATTCGGCTCTGAATCaggtagtagcagtagcagtaaagAGGCTCCTGGCTACTTGAAGTGACAGAATTAGCGGAAAGAGTATAAATATCTTTCCTTTTAAGTATCAAAGGTACTTGAAATGCAAAGGGGGGCGTAGCCTTGGCTTCCAGGACAGCGGTCTGGAACGCTGGTGGTGGGTCTGCTGGAAGGGTATACAGAGAGTTGCATCAGGGTGATTAGGGGCGGAGACTGTTATTTGTGTCTGCTGATTctagtggtgggggtgatggtgtaggggaggtgtaggggaggtgtagggtagggtagggggtGATCGtctagggtgggggaggggtgatcgtctagggtgggggagggggtgatcgtctagggtgggggagggggtgatcgtctagggtgggggagggggtgatcgtctagggtgggggagggggtgatcgtctagggtgggggagggggaaagggtatTGTAGGAATGCCTCGAATAGTCCTTTGTTTTTCCAAGGaccagtccaaccacttggggtgaacggtagacggtctcgcttcaagcaggtcggcgttcaatccccgaccgtccaagtgattgggcatcattttcccccccgtcccatccctaatccttatcctgaccccttcctagtgctatatagtcgtaatggcttggcactttccccctgataattctctctctctctctttgccagGGACCAACTGTGGGCAACAGCATCGTAACAAAAAAGCAGGGATTGTTATTGTTGATTTTGTTGTtggaattttctctccaaaagcccagttaattgttgtagttgttgttactTCTTGTGTCGTACACTGCTTTTGTTTGACTTTTTGTACTTCAGGCGGCTAGTAGCTTTTGTTGCTTTTGTTGTCGCTAATTTTTATCGTTGCACTTTTCATAGTGTAGCTTTGGGAAATTTAGCTGCGATAATAGAATTTGGATTGGCAGGACAGAGAATAACTTATGTTTTATGAGGAAGATTTACATATTTTATGTCCCAAAATTGAGATAAAACTTGAGAAAGTGGAAGGAGAGGCGGTGGAGGGAAAGGTGTGTTAAAATGGGTAATAGAACAagggaagagaaaggaaaggaAGAGATAAAGACAGCCAAGGAACAGAAGAGACGATGATAATAACGAAGTGGCAGACAGCAATCTCTGATAAGGACCATTTGATCCCATGCTCAACACCTTCGATTGCCTCTGGTAACGTACAGGGTGTCACAGATGCCTCTAGTAACGTACAGGGTGTCACAGATGCCTCTGGTAACGTACAGGGTGTCACAGATGCCTCTGGTAACGTATGTGGGTGTCACAGATGCCTCTAGTAACGTACAGGGTGTCACAGATGCCTCTGGTAACGTATGTGGGTGTCACAGATGCCTCTAGTAACGTACAGGGTGTCACAGATGCCTCTGGCAACGTACAGGGTGTCACAAATGCCTCTGGTAACGTACAGGGTGTCACAGATGCCTCTGGTAACGTACAGGGTGTCACAAATGCCTCTGGCAACGTACAGGGTGTCACAAATGCCTCTGGCAACGTACAGGGTGTCACAAATGCCTCTGGTAACGTACAGGGTGTCACAAATGCCTCTGGTAACGTACAGGGTGTCACAAATGCCTCTAGTAACGTATGTGAGTGTCACAAATGTCTCTGGTAACGTACAGGGTGTCACAAATGCCTCTAGTAACGTATGTGAGTGTCACAAATGTCTCTGGTAACGTACAGGGTGTCACAAATGTCTCTGGTAACGTATGTGAGTGTCACAAATGTCTCTGGTAACGTACAGGGTGTCACAAATGTCTCTGGTAACGTATGTGAGTGTCACAAATGTCCCTGGTAACGTACAGGGTGTCACAAATGCCTCTAGTAACGTATGTGAGTGTCACTAATGCCTCTGGTAACGTACAGGGTGTCACAAAACACCCCTAGTCCCCATAGACCGTCCTTGGGGGAGtgaaagaactctcagaacccactccaggtaaacCTCAGGTATCCTCCTCGACTTCTAAGATTATTCTAAGATTTCTAAGCGTCTGGAAACTTCATTCCAACTTACCTGAACAACTTGGGGTACTTAGTCGAGATTGCCTCAaatggggggagagggagggaggaaattgTCAGggcaaagcaccaagccattacgactatatagcactgggaaggggtcaggataaggattagggatgggacggggagaaaggaatggtgcccaaccacttggacggtcggggattgaacgccgacctgcatgaagcgagacctccagcccaagtggttgaagggtagaatatgttgaccagacagaACAAAAGAGACGAATAAGACTACTAGAAAGTATCTTTGACTTCTCTTCCGCCATCTCctagtcatgcaggtcggcgttcaatccccgaccgtccaggtgtttgggcaccattccttccctcgtcccatcccaatccttatcctgacctcttctcagtgctatatagtcgtaatggcttggcgctttcccttgacaaTCACCTCACCTCCTCGTCGTCCCCCAAGTGTGTGTTTTGAGGCACTCAAGAAAGGAAGACACCTGGCGAGTGTTTCTGGCTGGAGCAGATTCCTTGAGGAGCAACGCGGGAATAAAGAAATTTATCTTGAAGAGCGGTCACCGAGGGCCCGCAGACACGGCTTCACTTGTGGGATATTTTTACTGTGATTATTCCAACGGCGGCAGAGTAAGAGCGGTCACCCGTGTGGAAGACAGGTGGAGGTTGGTTGACTGGTGGAGGATATAGGGGGGGGTCAGGTGGAGGATATAGGGGGTCTGGTAGAGGATATAGGCTGTGGTGGAAGATATAGGGGGTCAGGTGGAAGATATAGGCTGTCTGGTAGAAGATATATGGGGTCAGGTGGAAGATATAGGGGGTCTGGTGGAAGATATAGGGGGTCAGGTGGATGATATAGGGGGACTGGTGGATGATATAGGGGGACTGGTGGAAGATATAGGGGGTCTGGTGGAGGATATAGGGGGTCAGGGGGAAGATATAGGGGGTCAGGGGGAAGATATAGGGGGTCAGGGGGAAGATATAGGGGGTCTGGTGGAAGATATAGGGGGTCTGGTGGTGGATATAGGGGGTCAGGTGGAAGATATAGGGGGTCAGGTGGAAGATATAGGGGGTCAGGTGGATGATATAGGGGGTCAGGTGGAAGATATAGGGGGTCAGGTGGATGATATAGGGGGTCAGGTGGAAGATATAGGGGGTCAGGTGGATGATATAGGGGGTCAGGTGGAAGATATAGGGGGTCAGGTGGATGATATAGGGGGTCAGGTGGAAGATAAAGGGGGTCAGGTGGAAGATATAGGCTGTCTGGTAGAAGATATATGGGGTCAGGTGGAAGATATAGGGGGTCTGGTGGAAGATATATGGGGTCAGGTGGAAGATATAGGGGGAGAGGTGGATTAGAGTGATAGATACTGGAtggagggagtgaaggagagACGAAATAACTAAACAGACGACATTCAACTTTCAGTAGATGGAAGAGACTTGTTAGGGATCTGAAAAATACAGATTCAGGGGACACAACATAATAGAagtcagttggaacaagttatcacaagtcgagcctggcctcagggtttggggggagtagaagaactccgagAACCCACTCtcagtatactccaggtataacaAGAACTAAACCACATACCAGAAGATGTGTGCATATATTATATCATTATATCAACCTTTATACCATCCACCTGGACCATTATATAAAGTCGATTGTCATTCAGTACCTGATTGTGGTTCAGGTACAAATGCTGATTTATTTTCAGATTTTAAGAAGCCGCAATAAGATAACCTCTAAGATAACCTTAGAGacgcttgcaggcgatgagtcacaataacgtggctgaagtatgttgactagaccacacactagaaggtgaagggacgacgacgtttcggtccgtcgacttgagaatggtccaggacggaccgaaacgtcgtcgtcccttcaccttctagtgtgtggtctggtcaacatagacaCGCTTCTTGGGGCCACTTGAGAGCTCAAGGAAGGCTTCTTGTTTCAAAGGTCTTCGTTTCCTATCTTATAGTTAATATCTTAAGTTAAAGACACCAAATACACAGTCTAATACACACTCCCAATCATCCATAAAACAATATCTGCCAGGATACATCAAACATTCATGCAACCACttgcgaaacctttacatctttgtgTAATAGCTTTtttttgcatttattaaacagattaTGAGTTTGGGCACTCCACAACCCACTGTTGTTATTGCTAACAACCTTGTTGTTGATTGAAGGAAAGGTTGTGATGCAATTCTCAGGTGCAATCAGATTCCTCCATTGCTTGTCGAGTTGTTCAATTCCTCAACTGCGTCTTCTAGTGATCATCGGCTCTTCTCAATCAATGCAGATGTCTGTCTTCTTTCACTACACAGGAAgtaccggatcagccgggctgtgatggatttgtgggcctgcgggctgctgcaagcaacagccttttAGATCAAATTATCAGAAAGGAAGCCTGGCTCCCGGCTGACGCAGCAGAAGAGCTCTTGAAGTCGGTGACAGGGaatgcatgtacacacacacacacacacacacacacacacacacacacacacacacacacacacacacacacacacacacacacgcacacacacacacacacacacacacacacacacacacacacacacacacacacacacacacacacaaatatcccctttcattttcattttcacctgttgcttaggtactcctgtatccaacacaCACCACTTAATAACCATATCGTCTATTTTACGTTCCTGAAAATGTAGATTAAGATTACTGCTTCCGACGCTGAGGTGGGAATCTAAGAGTACAGGAACTTAAGAGGTTGTGTAAGCTTAACAACCGGTGAATCCTGTTCTCAAGACGGGACAAATGAAGGGCCATCAATACTGAGGGAGTTACCCCTACCCTAGAGGTAACCCAGGCTGGCAGGATGGCTGGGAGATCAAGGTATGGTTGTAGGGATGCTGGAGGAGCTgatccctggttgatacctgcttgatgggattctgggagtttttctactcctcaaggcggcccgaggccaggcttcacttgtgagagtttggtccaccagactgttgcttggagcggcccacaggcccacatacccaccacagcttgcTGTAGCCTTCCTACctcggaagggaagggaagggaggagagAACTATCAGgttaagcgccaagccattacgactatatagcacttggaagggagtcaggataaggatttggggatggaACGGGAGGGAAGGATTTGCTGAATTCCAGAATCCGAAGCAACAGCATCTGTCGGGCCTCGTGGAGACGAaaaggaggaggtgggagagacagaggaggagcagaaggagaaggaagagggggagtgtgggggaaggggggggagggggggtcatgGTGTAATCAAGCAAAACCCGTAATTTCATGGCAATTGGGTTTAATATTCACCTTCATAATGACaactccccaccccccctccccctccccctccccctccctccccctccctccccctccctccccctccccttccccccctctcccccccctcccccccacccctcacggtGTTATTAAATTTGGGATCAACTACTCCCTCGCCTTGAACAGGTTGTCAGAAGACACGAGTGTACGACGCTCCCAAAATTAAATAATTGTATTTTAAAATTTTTTATCTGGCGTTCGTActagccagagtgtgtgtgtgtactgacctacCTGTGAACaaaatcaacaagggccgtgacgaggattcgaacctgcgtccgggagcatcccagacgctgccttaatcgactgagctacgatagggtaaaagagttgaaaccgaagttcaactgaacttattggatcctgcagcctctctgaggcacaaaccagggttttacacaactcccccctgcactcgagctatgttaaTAGGCCGTTATTGCATCCCTGTGACTTTCCTTTTTTTCATTTTCTTCAGAATTTTCTCAAAGAATCATGTATATCGTAATCATGTCCTCCGTGTCTCTCACAAGCAATATAAGGTCAAGTTTTCTCAGACATGGCAAATATTCACACCATCTGAGCTCCGGGACGTGCTGTGTGGCTAGCCTCGGGGGTTTGCCTATCCAGGATTGGTGTTTCTTTAGGGTCGTTGTGGGTTTTCCTTGCTGGCGCTGCATATTCATGTAATAGTGTCACGTAGGTTGTACACAAGGCTTTGAGGTCACTAATTATCAAGGTTTGGGTAGGCATGAGTTTGAGTGCGTTTGCTTGTTAGTCAGCAATCTGAATGTCAAGAAagtacgcacgcacgcgcgcgcgcatacacacacacacacacacacacacacacacacacacacacacacacacacacacacacacacacacacacacacacacatacatacacatacacatacacacacaatctgtacagcagttgattgacggttgagaggcaggaccaaagagccagagctcaaccccctcaaacacaactaggtgagtacacacacacacacacacacacaaggggcctggtagcctggtggatagtgcgcagggctcgtaattctgtggcgcgggttcgattcccgcaccaggcagaaacaaatgggcaaagtttctttcaccctgaatgcccctgttacctagcagtaaatagctacttgggagttagtcagctgtcaagggctgcttcctggtgtgcgtgtgcgtgtgcgtgtgtgtgtgtgtgtgtgtgtgtgtgtgtgtgtgtgtgtgtgtgtgtgtgtgtgtgtgtgtgtgtgtgtgtgtgtgtgtgtacaagtctGCAACGTGTATTCCAACCTCAAATAGTCTCTAGTGGCAGTCACGAAGAATTCTGTGCAACATGAGAGATTGCAAGGGAGAGGAGTGACCTTATAAAAACAATGGATGTTTGCAGATCATCTGTTTGGAATGGCAAGAAGTTGAACTGTAAGACTAGCGACTCtatctggggtgtgtgtgtgtgtgtgtgtgtgtgtgtgtgtgtgtgtgtgtgtgtgtgtgtgtgtgtgtgtgtgtgtactcacctagttgtgtttgcgggggttgagctctggctctttggtcctttgtgtttgtgtgtgtgtgtgtgtgtgtgtactcacctagttgtgtttgcgggggttgagctctggctctttggtcctttgtgtgtgtgtgtgtgtgtgtgtgtgtgtgtgtgtgtgtgtgtgtgtgtgtgtactcacctaattgtgcttgcgggggttgagctctggctctttggtcaaaagagtgtgtgtgtgtgtgtgtgtgtgtgtgtactcacctagttgttgtactcacctagctgttgtactcacctagttgtgcttgcggtggttgagctctggctctttggttctgcctctcagccgtcaatcgaCTGCTGtacagattgtgtgtgtgtgtgtgtgtgtgtgtgtgtgtactcagatgTGCTTGTGTGCTTGTAACATCACAAGATAGCTCCTAAACCTTGTCTTTCTAATAGTTTGTTGTTTTAATACAGTGACTTGTGGATCTCTAGATTTTCTCATCATATTTACATCAGGGAACAGCTTCTGAGGTGTAAACAAAGCCGAATCTGATAatgaaaagatgaacaggtttcgtcagTGCTTGGTCCTCGGGCTGATGATCACGCAGCCAACGATTGTTCGATTGGTTCACTGAAGGGTCGACTGAAACCGCGTGATTAACTGTAACGAGGTGATTGGAGCCACCATGCCTGTGATTAGCAGACGACTACAGATGGAGCGATAATTATCACTAGTGCGTGCATTAATTGTTGCGTGATGGCCTGCAGTTGGTGCTTGTTGCGTCCTGCTCTTGCAGGCAGCGCCAGGACGC
This genomic window from Procambarus clarkii isolate CNS0578487 chromosome 85, FALCON_Pclarkii_2.0, whole genome shotgun sequence contains:
- the LOC138358718 gene encoding golgin subfamily A member 6-like protein 2, coding for MIITKWQTAISDKDHLIPCSTPSIASGNVQGVTDASSNVQGVTDASGNVQGVTDASGNVEDIGGLVEDIGGQVDDIGGLVDDIGGLVEDIGGLVEDIGGQGEDIGGQGEDIGGQGEDIGGLVEDIGGLVVDIGGQVEDIGGQVEDIGGQVDDIGGQVEDIGGQVDDIGGQVEDIGGQVDDIGGQVEDIGGQVDDIGGQVEDKGGQVEDIGCLVEDIWGQVEDIGGLVEDIWGQVEDIGGEVD